The DNA sequence CGAATGAACAGCTTCCGATCAATTATGCCGCATTCAGTGCTTGCTTCCGTTCTGAAGCGGGGTCTGCGGGCCGCGATACAAGGGGTCTGATCCGCCAGCATCAATTCAATAAGGTGGAGCTTGTGAAGTTTGTCCGTCCTGAAGATTCTTATGAAGAGCTTGAAAAACTGACAGGACATGCTGAAAAGGTTCTGCAGCTGCTTGGCCTGCCGTACCGTGTGCTCAGCATGTGCACAGGCGATCTCGGATTCACAGCTGCCAAGAAATACGATATCGAAGTCTGGATCCCAAGCTACGGGACCTACCGTGAGATTTCTTCTTGCAGTAACTTTGAAGCCTTCCAGGCACGCCGTGCGAACATCCGTTTCCGCCGCGAGCCTAAGGGCAAGCCTGAGCATCTTCATACCCTGAATGGCTCTGGCCTCGCGATCGGCCGTACGGTTGCCGCTATCCTTGAAAACTACCAGCAGGAAGACGGAAGTGTCATCATTCCGGAAGTATTAAGACCGTATATGGGCAATAAAGAAGTAATCGGCAAAGCATAAAGCATTCCACCTGGACGGGTGTTAAAAACCCGTCCAATTTTTTTTGAAATAATGTTGACTTCTTATTGGAGAGCTGATAGAATAAATCTTGTCGATACGGAGGTATACCCAAGTCTGGCTGAAGGGATCGGTCTTGAAAACCGACAGGCGGGTAACACCGCGCGGGGGTTCGAATCCCTCTACCTCCTCCATTATAAAATCAACCATAGCGCATAACTATTGGAGATACATAAAAAGCCGCTGCATTTTGCAGCGGCTTTTTTATGTTTTCAAGAATGCAAATGTGGTTTCAGCTGACTTTTCTGGAATCCTTCCAAATAAAAATAAGCCCGGCGTTTATGCCGGGCTTATTTTGTATCTCACTCCTGAGAACATAATCTGCTGTTTTACTTTTTCAGCAGCTGCGACTGCTTCAGAAAGACGGAGATTTTTTCAATGACAGGCTCAATGGAGGCGCCATCAGCCATCAGGTCATAATCATTGATGTTCAGGCGCAGGACTGGGCAAGCATTGAATGTGTTGATCCAGTTTTCATAGCGTTCATGCATTTCTTCCCAGTAGGATACAGGTGTCTGCTGCTCCATCGGGCGCCCTCTTTCCTGGATCCTGGATAAGATGTCTTCAATGGAACCTTCCAGGTAAATCAGCAGGTCGGGATGAGGGAAGTATGGTGTCATGACCATTGCATCGAACAGGCTTGTGTATGTTTCATAGTCCACCTGGGACATGGTTCCTTTTTCATGATGCATCTTGGCAAAAATGCCGGTATCTTCGTAAATGGAACGGTCCTGGATAAAGCCGCCGCCATATTCAAAGATGCGTTTCTGCTCCTTGAAGCGTTCGGCAAGGAAATAAATCTGCAGATGGAAGCTCCACCTGTCGAAATCTGCATAAAATTTGTCCAGGTAAGGATTGGTGTCCACTTTTTCAAATGAGGTGCGAAAGCCCAGAGCACCCGCAAGCGCATTGGTCATTGTCGATTTCCCTACCCCGACCGTACCAGCAATGGTAATCACGGAATTTCCGGGAATTTCGTACTTATTCCTAAGATTCATGGTGATAAGCTCCTTTAATTAAAGATAGGGAAAGGCTGTCCAAAATTTGAGAGAGATCTTCTTTATTTTTCACAAAATCCAGATCATCGCCGCTGAAGCGCAGAACCGGAATATCAGGGTGCTGTTCAGTGAACAGGTTCATGGCGTTCTCATAATCAATTGACAGCTGCTCCAGATAGAGCGGGCTGATATTCTTTTCAATCTCCCGGCCCCGCAGCCTGATCCGCTGCAGGAGCGTCTCGAGGCTTGCGTGAAGGTAGATGATGACATTAGGCCTTGGCATATCACTTGTCAGGATATCGTAGATCTTCACATATTTTTGGAATTCTGCCGGGCTCAGCGTCCTTTCGGCAAAAACGAGGTTTTTGAGAATATGGTAATCGGCAACAACGGCCTTGTTATTGGCTAAATAATCAGTATTGATGTCTCCGAGCTGCTTATAGCGGTTGCACAGGAAAAACATTTCCGTCTGGAAGCTCCATTCCTCAATGTTGTCATAAAACTTCCCAAGAAAAGGATTTTCATCTACAATCTCTTTCAGCAGTGCAAATTGAAAATGCTCGGAAATGGCCTTTGCCAGCGAGGTTTTCCCTACGCCGATCGGGCCTTCAACGGTAATAAAAGGTGTCCCCCCCACAGTGTGGCCTCCTTATTGTTCTTATTTATCTATGTCCAGTTATCCTTTAAATCGACTTTTAACGACACAAAAAATATTTTAACACACTATACAGTGGAAGGGATATGGAATTTCTTCAGGCAAAAAATATAAAAAAAGCCATGGATCAGACTGACCCATAGCTTCCTGTGCACCCAGGCGAAAATGCCTTCGTTACTCCCGTTTTGTCACATTAAAATTGTCTGTGATCAACAGCCAGTTCTGGGGAAAAGACAGGCCGAGCTTCCAGTAGCTCATCCCTCTCAGATTCAATTCCTTCATAAGATCGAATTTTGCCTGGATTGACCTCGCATCCTCAAACCACACCTCATGCCGCTTCCCGTCGGTGTCTGTATAGTTGAACAGCGGGGCCTGCGATTTCGTATTATAGCGGATGGGCACATTGTTCTCCGCTGCCAGCTCGATGGCCTGCTGCGGGCTCAGCGCCCTTGCGGTAGTACCCTGGACAAATGGAAGGGTCCAGTCATAGCCGTACAGATTTTGGCCCATCATGATCTTGGAGGACGGCATTTCGCTTACTGCATATTCCAGGACCTCCCGGACAGGGCCGATCGGGGAAACGGCCTGGGCAGGGCCGCCGCTGTAGCCCCACTCATAGGTCATGATAACGACAAAATCCACGATTTCCCCGTGTGCCTTATAATCATGGGCTTCATACCAGCGTCCCTTCTGGCCGGCGCTCGTCTTCGGCGCGAGGGCGGTAGAAATGAGCCAGCCTTCCCGGCTGAACCGGGCCTTTGCTTTTCGTAAAAACCGGTTGTATGCCTCCCGGTCCTCAGGGCGTAAGTATTCGAAGTCAAAATGGATATCCCTGAAGCCGTACTTCTTGGCTGCGGCAGTTATATTATCCAGAAACTTATCCTGCACAGGTATATCATTCAGGAGGATCCGGCCAAGCTCATCATTGAACTGGTCATTCTCCTGGTTGGTGATGACCATCATCAGCACATTGTTATTCGCTTTGGCGATGGCCGGGAAATTATTGAGGAGCGGCTCTTTAAGACCGCCATCCCTCAGGGCCTGGAAGCTGAAGGGTGCCAGATAGGTGAGGTAGGGTGCAGCTTCACGCGCTCCTTCCTCAAGTGCAGGGGCAACAGATGTACCCCTCGGTTCTACATAGGCATTGAATTCAGCCGCTGTTTTCGGCCGCGGCGGCAGGTAGAGGCGCAAGCCCGGCTGGAGAGGCTGTGATGCCGAAATCCGGTTGATGGTTGCTATTTCCTGAACCGTAATCCCTGTCCGCCGGGAAATGGCAGACAAAGTATCGCCTGGCTGAACCCAGTAAAAGCGCCCTGTGATCGGGATCACCAGCGCCTGGCCGACAACGAGCCTGTCGGGATTGGGGAGTTCATTGGCCTGTGAAATATCGGCTGCCGTCGTGCCATAAGCCTGAGCGATCCCTGTCAGGGACTGTCCTGCCCGCACTATATGGATTTGCATATTCATTTCCCCCTTAATGGCAAATTACGCTACCATCATTTTATGAAGGGAAACAGGCTGAAATGCTATTTTTCTCAGAGAAGGGTTCTGTGCGGGCATTGAGGACGTTCTTCATCATTTTCAGAGCATTTTCGTTGTCATGGTCATCATTGGAAGCAAGGCAATTTTCAGGGACGTACAAGCTGTATTCTCTCATATAGGCGTCATTCGCCGTAAAAAGGACGCAAATATTCCCGGCTACACCGGTGATGATCAGATTCTTGACATTTAACTGAAGAAGCAGGGTGTTAAGAGCAGTGCCGTAAAAAGCAGAGTGCTTCGGCTTGATCAAAAAGTAGTCTTCATCAGAAGGGTAGAGGCAGTCAATGATGTCCCTGCTGTTTTCATTCCGGCAGTAATCGGCTATCTTTTCAAAGTCGGCTTGCCAAAGGCTGTAATGATCATTAACATAGATGACAGGAATAGCTTCAGCAGCGCATTTTTCCTTTAATGTTTTTATGGGACCGGAGATTTTCTCAGCTTTTGCGGCTAGAATTTCACCCTCCGGAAAATCAAAATTATTGATCATGTCTATAATTAAGAGTGCTGTAGATGATTCTTTCATGTCAGTTCTCTCCTTTGGGTCTATTGTGAGCACTAAAGGCTATATACACCCTTGGTATATTTTTAAACATAAGGGATGGTAGGAAAAAAGATGAATATTACTTACAATGATGATG is a window from the Bacillus infantis NRRL B-14911 genome containing:
- a CDS encoding deoxynucleoside kinase; this encodes MNLRNKYEIPGNSVITIAGTVGVGKSTMTNALAGALGFRTSFEKVDTNPYLDKFYADFDRWSFHLQIYFLAERFKEQKRIFEYGGGFIQDRSIYEDTGIFAKMHHEKGTMSQVDYETYTSLFDAMVMTPYFPHPDLLIYLEGSIEDILSRIQERGRPMEQQTPVSYWEEMHERYENWINTFNACPVLRLNINDYDLMADGASIEPVIEKISVFLKQSQLLKK
- a CDS encoding glycoside hydrolase family 18 protein codes for the protein MQIHIVRAGQSLTGIAQAYGTTAADISQANELPNPDRLVVGQALVIPITGRFYWVQPGDTLSAISRRTGITVQEIATINRISASQPLQPGLRLYLPPRPKTAAEFNAYVEPRGTSVAPALEEGAREAAPYLTYLAPFSFQALRDGGLKEPLLNNFPAIAKANNNVLMMVITNQENDQFNDELGRILLNDIPVQDKFLDNITAAAKKYGFRDIHFDFEYLRPEDREAYNRFLRKAKARFSREGWLISTALAPKTSAGQKGRWYEAHDYKAHGEIVDFVVIMTYEWGYSGGPAQAVSPIGPVREVLEYAVSEMPSSKIMMGQNLYGYDWTLPFVQGTTARALSPQQAIELAAENNVPIRYNTKSQAPLFNYTDTDGKRHEVWFEDARSIQAKFDLMKELNLRGMSYWKLGLSFPQNWLLITDNFNVTKRE
- a CDS encoding cysteine hydrolase family protein, translating into MKESSTALLIIDMINNFDFPEGEILAAKAEKISGPIKTLKEKCAAEAIPVIYVNDHYSLWQADFEKIADYCRNENSRDIIDCLYPSDEDYFLIKPKHSAFYGTALNTLLLQLNVKNLIITGVAGNICVLFTANDAYMREYSLYVPENCLASNDDHDNENALKMMKNVLNARTEPFSEKNSISACFPS
- a CDS encoding deoxynucleoside kinase; protein product: MGGTPFITVEGPIGVGKTSLAKAISEHFQFALLKEIVDENPFLGKFYDNIEEWSFQTEMFFLCNRYKQLGDINTDYLANNKAVVADYHILKNLVFAERTLSPAEFQKYVKIYDILTSDMPRPNVIIYLHASLETLLQRIRLRGREIEKNISPLYLEQLSIDYENAMNLFTEQHPDIPVLRFSGDDLDFVKNKEDLSQILDSLSLSLIKGAYHHES